TCCACGACCTCGACGCTGCCGGGCTCGCAGACCCGGCCGAGGTCGTTGCGCCCGAGATCGACGAGCATGAGGTGCTCGGCGCGCTCCTTCTCGTCGGCGAGCAACTCCTCGGCCAGCGCCGCGTCCTGCTGCGGCGTCGCGCCGCGCGGGCGCGTACCCGCGATGGGGTGCAGCAGGGCGCGCCCGTCCTCGACCTTGACCAGCGCCTCCGGGCTGGAGCCGACGACGTCGAACGCGCCCCCGCCCGCGCCGGTGTCGGGCAGCCGGATCAGATACATGTACGGGCTGGGGTTGGTGGCCCGCAGCGCGCGGTAGACGTCGAGGGCGCTCGCGGCGCACGGCGTCTCGAACCGCTGCGAGGGCACGACCTGGAACGCCTCCCCCGCCCTGATCCGCTCCTTGATGTCCGCGACCGCCGCCCTGAACTCCGCGCCGCCCCACAGCTCCCCGTACTCCGGCAGCGCGGACGGCGGCAGCGGCGCCGCGCTCGCGGCGGTGGGGCGGGCGAGGTCGGCCGTCATCGCGTCGAGCCGGGCGACCGCGTCCGCGTATGCCTCGTCGACGCCCGTGTCGAGGTCGTTGTGGTTGATCGCGTTGGCGATCAGCAGGACGCTGCCGTCCCAGTGGTCGAGGACGGCGAGGTCGGAGGTGAGCAGCATCGTCATCTCCGGCAGCCGCAGGTCGTCACGAGCGCTGTCGCCGATGCGCTCCAGCCGCCGCACGGCGTCGTAGCCGAGGTAGCCGACCATGCCGCCGGTGAAGGGCGGCAGCGCGTCCCGGCCTTCGGCGCCCTGGTGCAGGTCGCGCGGGGTGTGCAGGGCTTCGACGGTGGCGCGCAGGGCGGCCAGCGGGTCACCCCCGGTGGGCAGGCCGACGGGCGGGGTGCCGAGCCAGTGGGCCCGGCCGTCGCGCTCGGTGAGGGTGGCGGCGCTGCGCACGCCGACGAACGAGTACCGCGACCACGTGCGGCCGTTCTCCGCCGACTCCAGCAGGAACGTGCCGGGGCGCTCGCCGGCGAGCTTCCGGTAGAGCCCCACGGGAGTGTCGCCGTCGGCGAGCAGCCGGCGCACGACGGGGATGACGCGGCGGTCCTTGGCCAGCGTGCGGAACGTCTCCCGGTCCGGAGTGGTCACTCGGCGCCGCCCACGGTCAGCTCGCGGCCGTCGAAGCAGGTGCGGCTGCCGGTGTGGCAGGCGGGGCCGACCTGGTCGACGCGGACGAGCACGGTGTCGGCGTCGCAGTCGAGCGCGACCGACTTCACGTGCTGCACGTGCCCGGACGTCTCGCCCTTGACCCAGTACTCCTTTCGGCTGCGGCTGTAGTACGTGCCGCGGCCGGTGGTGAGCGTGCGGTGCAGCGCCTCGTCGTCCATCCACGCCAGCATGAGCACTTCGCCGCTGTCGTACTGCTGCACGACGGCGGGCAGCATGCCGTCGGCGTTCCGCTTCAGGCGCGCCGCGACGGCGGGATCGAGGTCGGAGGGCCGCGCGGGCCGGTTGCCGGTCATGGGGCCATTGTGCCAACAGAGACGGACACACCACGGTCCCGGAGGGCGCGACGCGCGCGGCCGGGGATGGCCCCTTCCCGTACATCGGAACGTGCCGATAGGGCATGCTTCGCCCATGACCAACCCACCTCCGGATCCGCCCGCAAGACCCCGCGGGCCGATGACCGCCGTCACCGCCGCGGTGGCCGCGGCCCTGCTCGTCGCCGTGGCGGTCGCCGCCTTCCTCGTGCTGCGCGGCGGGGACGGCGGCGGGACGCAGGCGGGCGGCCCCCGGCCGCAGGGCAGCGCGGAGCGGCCGGCGGGGCAGGACGGCCTCGGCGGTGCGGAGACGATGAGCGCGAGCGCGGGCTCGGCGGCGGGCACCGCGGACGCGCGGGGGGACCTGGAGCCGACCGAGTCGCACATCCCGTACGTGGTGCTGCGGACCGGCGAGTGCTTCGACCACCCGTCGCTCGACACCAGCGTCGAGTCGGTCGAGACCCGCCCGTGCACCGGCCCGCACGACGGCGAGGTCATCGGCAACCGCACGCTCAGCGGCGACTTCCCGGACGGCGACGCGCTGGACGACCAGGCGCTGGGGCTGTGCCGGCGGGCCGCGGAGGAGAAGCTGGAGACGATGCCGGCGGACGGGCGGCACTACTTCTACTACGCGATGTACCCGACGATGACGACGTACGAATACCAGAGCCAGGACGAGATCTCCTGCGCGCTCACCCTCAGCACCGAGCCCGACGGCCCGAAGCTGACCGGGCCGCTGCCGTGACTCCCGCCCGATCCGCGGGCGCCGGCTCC
The Streptomyces sp. CNQ-509 DNA segment above includes these coding regions:
- a CDS encoding anthranilate synthase component I, which produces MTTPDRETFRTLAKDRRVIPVVRRLLADGDTPVGLYRKLAGERPGTFLLESAENGRTWSRYSFVGVRSAATLTERDGRAHWLGTPPVGLPTGGDPLAALRATVEALHTPRDLHQGAEGRDALPPFTGGMVGYLGYDAVRRLERIGDSARDDLRLPEMTMLLTSDLAVLDHWDGSVLLIANAINHNDLDTGVDEAYADAVARLDAMTADLARPTAASAAPLPPSALPEYGELWGGAEFRAAVADIKERIRAGEAFQVVPSQRFETPCAASALDVYRALRATNPSPYMYLIRLPDTGAGGGAFDVVGSSPEALVKVEDGRALLHPIAGTRPRGATPQQDAALAEELLADEKERAEHLMLVDLGRNDLGRVCEPGSVEVVDFMSIERYSHVMHIVSTVTGRLAPGRTAFDVLTACFPAGTLSGAPKPRALQIIEELEPTRRGLYGGCVGYLDFAGDADTAIAIRTALLRDGTAYVQAGAGIVADSDPAAEDAECRSKAAAVLRAVSAAGHLSRAGRETAG
- the hisI gene encoding phosphoribosyl-AMP cyclohydrolase, with protein sequence MTGNRPARPSDLDPAVAARLKRNADGMLPAVVQQYDSGEVLMLAWMDDEALHRTLTTGRGTYYSRSRKEYWVKGETSGHVQHVKSVALDCDADTVLVRVDQVGPACHTGSRTCFDGRELTVGGAE